The proteins below are encoded in one region of Penicillium psychrofluorescens genome assembly, chromosome: 4:
- a CDS encoding uncharacterized protein (ID:PFLUO_007084-T1.cds;~source:funannotate): MPETFSSVPTVDFIKLTSPDTKSEELAKLRDAIFVVGFLYLTKTGLENLISRTQSSLPALFALPAEAKQKCNMIHSPSFLGYTRLGAETTAAKTDLREQFDFGTPGMKPWKEEDPFWQRLEGPNQYPEYPASQDMVEGYITKIEDLAQTFVHLVAECLSLPSTTFDAFKGNMSRLKFVKYPPSAPDSQGVGPHKDSAGLFTFLSQDDTGGLQVLNKNGEWIDVPPVEGSLVVNIQQGFEAITGGICAATTHRVIAPTSKTRYSIPFFLGVRLDLTLDQLKNSASHIVQCIPASDDNKKRAVDVPSEFLSPLYSCFGEAHLRNRILSHPDVGRKWYPELYAKYSQQILK; this comes from the exons ATGCCGGAAACATTCTCGTCCGTCCCAACGGTGGATTTCATTAAATTGACATCGCCTGACACGAAGAGCGAAGAGCTCGCCAAGCTTCGTGATGCCATCTTCGTGGTCGGCTTTCTATATCTGACCAAGACGGGATTAGAG AATCTGATCTCCCGCACCCAGTCGAGTCTACCGGCACTTTTTGCCTTGCCTGCCGAAGCCAAACAGAAATGCAATATGATCCATTCGCCGTCGTTCCTGGGATACACCCGTCTTGGTGCAGAGACCACAGCAGCCAAGACCGACCTTCGCGAG CAATTTGACTTCGGCACGCCAGGAATGAAAccgtggaaagaagaagatccgTTTTGGCAGCGACTTGAGGGCCCAAACCAG TATCCCGAGTACCCTGCGTCGCAAGACATGGTCGAAGGCTACATTACTAAAATAGAGGATCTGGCCCAGACATTTGTGCATTTGGTTGCGGAATGTCTGTCCCTTCCATCCACTACATTCGATGCTTTCAAAGGCAATATGAGTCGCTTGAAATTCGTCAAGTATCCCCCTTCTGCACCGGATTCGCAAGGCGTGGGGCCCCATAAGGATTCTGCAGGCCTTttcaccttcctctcccaAGATGATACGGGTGGACTGCAAGTGCTCAATAAGAATGGCGAGTGGATTGATGTGCCTCCAGTGGAGGGAAGCTTGGTGGTGAATATCCAGCAAGGCTTCGAGGCAATCACAGGCGGAATATGTGCCGCTACGACCCACCGAGTAATT GCACCAACCTCAAAAACACGATACAGCATTCCATTCTTTCTCGGAGTGAGACTGGATCTGACGCTAGACCAACTTAAAAATTCGGCTTCGCATATTGTGCAATGCATTCCGGCATCTGACGACAATAAGAAGCGCGCTGTCGATGTTCCAAGCGAATTTCTATCTCCGTTGTACTCCTGT TTTGGCGAGGCGCATCTCAGAAATCGGATCCTGAGTCACCCGGATGTAGGTCGGAAATGGTATCCTGAGCTGTATGCGAAATACTCTCAGCAGATTCTGAAATAA